Proteins co-encoded in one Acidithiobacillus caldus ATCC 51756 genomic window:
- the ruvX gene encoding Holliday junction resolvase RuvX: MPEDPAQSATGPWLGIDYGSRRIGLAILAHLDIAPRPLGTVANGGGGPDWPALEKVLAQWAPVACVVGLTARADGTESAVARGARHFAAALSQRYGLPILWQDERLSSVTAAVRLREASPRKRRQRLALDPLAACEILRGFQSERCRG, translated from the coding sequence ATGCCTGAGGATCCTGCGCAAAGCGCCACTGGTCCTTGGCTTGGCATCGACTACGGCAGTCGTCGCATCGGTTTGGCCATTCTCGCCCACCTAGACATTGCGCCCCGCCCCCTGGGCACCGTGGCCAACGGCGGTGGCGGGCCCGATTGGCCGGCTTTGGAAAAGGTCCTAGCGCAGTGGGCGCCCGTCGCCTGCGTCGTCGGCCTCACCGCCCGCGCCGATGGTACGGAAAGCGCCGTCGCCCGCGGGGCTCGTCACTTTGCGGCAGCGCTCAGCCAACGCTACGGCCTGCCCATCCTCTGGCAGGATGAGCGCCTGAGCAGCGTCACCGCCGCAGTCCGCCTGCGCGAGGCCAGTCCGCGCAAGCGTCGGCAGCGGCTGGCCCTGGACCCCCTAGCGGCCTGCGAGATCCTCCGCGGCTTTCAGAGCGAAAGGTGTCGCGGATGA
- a CDS encoding HAMP domain-containing sensor histidine kinase → MNLRPNSISRLVVVGFGLAIIPLVLVIVSVTIAIAHFAEEGQAGILRAVALSDSANRMSSAVRSMERYGLQYTVLQDSALLVLFQQSYEEYRDVSARFRKAAPTKTDLARLNRLDAHLRQARRLLPVAALEGNRSALESEFSRANGEVQRLQSDVNDGISSEVAKLGTRALAIKRLTILEVLLVLPLSIAVALFFIVLITRPIRRLDHAITGLGAGDLDSPIRVNGPRDIASLGDRLEWLRQRLGELEAAKIHFLRQLSHELKTPLTAIREGAELLQEDLGHELDPEQREIVHIVRDNSLRLQRLIEDLLRFSIAEGPVAAGMQQDVRLDALLEELTQSYKPVLRSKNLRLDMELAPLLVAGHRDRLRTICDNLLSNAVKFSPQGTTIRLRLQPVDGDAVLDVMDAGPGVTPEEREKIFDILYRGSASGQGKVEGSGLGLAIAREYVTSYGGSLEIVDSDGPGAHFRCRLPMAPESRPDAGTDQSQRLRKPAERETQAP, encoded by the coding sequence ATGAACCTGCGTCCCAATTCCATCTCCCGCCTGGTGGTAGTGGGCTTTGGCCTTGCCATCATTCCGCTGGTGCTGGTCATCGTTAGCGTGACCATTGCCATTGCCCACTTTGCCGAGGAGGGACAGGCGGGCATTCTGCGGGCAGTGGCCCTCAGCGACTCGGCCAACCGCATGAGCAGCGCCGTGCGCTCCATGGAGCGCTACGGGCTGCAGTACACGGTGCTGCAGGATTCCGCCCTGCTCGTGCTCTTTCAGCAGAGCTATGAGGAATATCGGGATGTCAGCGCTCGCTTTCGCAAGGCCGCTCCCACCAAGACCGATCTCGCTCGCCTGAACCGCCTCGACGCCCATCTGCGCCAGGCGCGCCGCCTGCTCCCCGTCGCCGCCCTGGAGGGCAACCGCAGTGCCCTGGAAAGCGAATTCAGCCGCGCCAACGGCGAGGTGCAGCGCCTGCAGAGCGACGTCAACGACGGCATCAGTTCCGAAGTGGCCAAACTCGGCACCCGGGCCTTGGCCATCAAACGCCTGACCATCCTCGAAGTACTCCTGGTGCTGCCACTGTCCATTGCCGTGGCCCTCTTTTTCATCGTCCTCATCACCCGCCCCATCCGTCGCCTGGACCACGCCATAACTGGCCTTGGCGCGGGCGATCTGGACAGCCCCATCCGCGTCAACGGCCCGCGAGACATCGCCAGCCTGGGCGACCGCCTGGAGTGGCTGCGGCAGCGCCTGGGCGAGCTGGAGGCGGCCAAGATCCACTTTCTGCGGCAGCTTTCCCACGAGCTGAAGACGCCCCTCACGGCAATTCGCGAAGGCGCCGAGCTCCTGCAAGAGGACCTGGGTCATGAACTGGATCCCGAGCAGCGCGAGATCGTCCACATCGTCCGCGACAATAGCCTGCGCCTGCAACGCCTGATCGAGGATCTCCTGCGCTTCAGCATCGCCGAAGGGCCGGTGGCGGCCGGGATGCAGCAGGATGTGCGTCTGGACGCGCTCCTGGAAGAGCTCACGCAGAGCTACAAACCGGTGCTGCGCAGCAAGAACCTGCGGCTGGACATGGAACTTGCCCCGCTTCTGGTCGCCGGTCATCGCGATCGGCTGCGCACCATCTGCGACAATCTCTTGTCCAATGCGGTGAAGTTCTCGCCCCAAGGGACTACCATACGCCTGCGGCTGCAGCCCGTGGACGGGGATGCCGTCCTCGACGTCATGGACGCTGGCCCCGGGGTGACGCCCGAGGAGCGCGAAAAGATCTTTGATATCCTCTACCGCGGCAGTGCCAGCGGTCAGGGGAAAGTGGAAGGCAGTGGCCTGGGGCTTGCCATTGCCAGAGAATACGTTACGAGCTACGGGGGAAGTCTTGAAATTGTCGATTCCGATGGTCCCGGTGCGCATTTCCGGTGTCGTTTGCCGATGGCGCCCGAGTCTCGTCCTGATGCTGGCACTGACCAGTCTCAGCGGCTG
- the pyrR gene encoding bifunctional pyr operon transcriptional regulator/uracil phosphoribosyltransferase PyrR: MNSCFDVDALLDTLAGRLRPLVDPTATAMIGIFTGGVWVAHALHRRLGLELPLGELDISFYRDDFSRIGLHPEVRASRLPFDVEDRDILLVDDVLYTGRTVRAALNEIFDYGRPRRIRLVVLVDRCSRELPIAADFSALQLPLDSGQEIKLMGPEPLRLEIQTRETRA, translated from the coding sequence ATGAACTCCTGCTTTGACGTGGATGCCCTCCTGGATACCCTGGCTGGACGGCTCCGGCCACTGGTGGATCCCACGGCGACGGCCATGATCGGGATCTTCACCGGCGGCGTTTGGGTAGCCCATGCCCTGCACCGCCGTCTTGGCCTCGAGCTACCCCTGGGCGAACTGGATATCTCCTTTTACCGCGACGATTTCAGCCGTATCGGACTGCACCCGGAGGTGCGTGCCTCGCGGCTGCCCTTCGATGTGGAGGATCGCGACATTCTGCTGGTGGACGACGTCCTCTACACCGGCCGAACCGTCCGTGCCGCCCTCAACGAGATCTTTGACTACGGTCGGCCACGGCGCATCCGCCTGGTGGTGCTGGTAGACCGCTGCAGCCGGGAACTCCCCATCGCCGCCGACTTCTCGGCCCTGCAATTGCCCCTGGACAGCGGGCAGGAGATCAAGCTCATGGGCCCCGAGCCCTTGCGTCTGGAAATCCAGACGCGGGAGACCCGCGCGTGA
- a CDS encoding YqgE/AlgH family protein yields the protein MSFSSLKNHLLIAMPNLHDGMFDRSVIVICEHSPEGAMGLVINRLLDISLAKALEAVNITPPEDAAQKPVFWGGPVQPQHGFILHEGAGDWQVSMAVGEGLFLTSSPDILMAIAEHRGPERFLLALGYAGWGEGQLEQELSENSWLHGPIDLSVLFELPPAERWQAAARGLGVDMRLLSGAAGHA from the coding sequence ATGAGCTTTTCGTCCCTCAAGAATCACCTTCTCATCGCCATGCCGAATCTGCACGACGGCATGTTCGATCGCAGCGTCATCGTCATCTGCGAGCACAGCCCAGAGGGTGCCATGGGACTGGTCATCAATCGCCTGCTGGATATTTCCCTGGCCAAAGCCCTCGAGGCCGTGAACATCACCCCGCCCGAGGATGCCGCACAAAAACCCGTCTTCTGGGGTGGCCCAGTGCAACCGCAGCACGGCTTCATCCTTCACGAAGGTGCCGGTGACTGGCAGGTGAGCATGGCCGTGGGGGAGGGGCTTTTTTTGACGAGTTCGCCGGATATTCTGATGGCCATAGCCGAGCACCGCGGGCCGGAGCGCTTTCTCCTGGCTCTGGGCTATGCCGGCTGGGGCGAGGGACAGCTAGAACAGGAACTCAGCGAGAACTCCTGGTTACACGGGCCCATTGATCTCAGTGTCCTTTTCGAGCTCCCCCCCGCCGAGCGCTGGCAGGCGGCGGCTCGCGGACTCGGGGTGGACATGCGTCTGCTCAGTGGCGCGGCGGGTCATGCCTGA
- a CDS encoding aspartate carbamoyltransferase catalytic subunit, with product MNTLHFGDGNLQYDGQGRLRHLLSIEGLRERDLLQILDTTESFLSIAQRTVKKTPTLRGRTLVNLFFENSTRTRSTFELAAKRLSADVLNISASQSSTTKGESLLDTVDNLMAMQVDGFIVRHPEAGAAHLLARHLGERALVVNAGDGQHAHPTQALLDVFTIRRLAGPVEQQVVCILGDVLHSRVARALIHALSILGCPEIRVLGPRTLVPPEFASLGVQVHHDPRAALPGASIVYALRLQRERMESHRLPSLDEFHRRFGLTPERLALAAPGALVLHPGPINRGVEIASTVVDGPQSVVLAQVEHGLAVRMAVLSLLAGVPGHED from the coding sequence GTGAACACCCTGCACTTTGGCGACGGCAACCTGCAGTACGATGGCCAGGGACGCCTGCGCCACCTGCTCAGTATCGAGGGCCTGCGGGAGCGAGACCTCCTGCAGATCCTCGATACCACCGAGTCTTTCCTGAGCATCGCCCAACGGACCGTAAAGAAGACACCGACGCTGCGCGGTCGGACGCTGGTGAATCTGTTTTTCGAGAACAGCACTCGTACCCGCAGCACCTTTGAGCTCGCCGCCAAACGCCTATCGGCGGACGTGCTCAACATCAGCGCGAGCCAAAGCAGCACCACCAAGGGCGAAAGCCTGCTCGACACGGTGGACAATCTCATGGCCATGCAGGTGGACGGTTTTATCGTCCGTCATCCGGAGGCGGGGGCCGCGCACCTCCTGGCCCGGCACCTGGGGGAACGGGCTCTGGTGGTGAACGCCGGCGATGGTCAGCACGCCCACCCCACCCAGGCGCTCCTGGACGTCTTCACCATCCGCCGACTGGCGGGACCCGTGGAGCAACAGGTGGTCTGTATCCTGGGTGATGTGCTGCACTCTCGGGTCGCCCGGGCCCTGATCCACGCCCTGTCGATCCTGGGCTGCCCCGAGATCCGGGTGCTGGGGCCGCGCACCCTGGTCCCTCCGGAGTTTGCCAGCCTGGGTGTCCAGGTCCACCACGACCCGCGTGCCGCCCTGCCCGGTGCCAGCATCGTCTACGCCCTGCGGCTGCAGCGGGAGCGCATGGAAAGCCACCGTCTGCCCAGCCTCGATGAGTTTCATCGCCGCTTTGGCCTCACCCCGGAGCGATTGGCGCTGGCTGCACCCGGCGCCCTGGTGCTGCACCCGGGCCCCATCAACCGGGGTGTGGAAATCGCCAGCACCGTCGTGGATGGACCGCAGTCCGTGGTGCTGGCCCAGGTGGAGCATGGGCTGGCGGTGCGTATGGCCGTTCTCAGTCTGCTTGCGGGGGTCCCTGGCCATGAAGACTGA
- a CDS encoding citrate synthase, with the protein MAETSVAPGLEGIAATCSSISEIDGQAGRLSYRGYPIDELVEHSSFEEVALLLLDGELPSAEVLERFDRGLRSHRQVKYNVREIMKFMPVTGHPMDMLHCAVASLGMFYPQQELSDSERENVSHLDAMAMRIIARIPTIVAMWEQMRYGNDPLPPRADLNHAANFLYMLTGSEPDPLHARILDACLILHAEHTINASTFSVLVTASTLTNPYHVIAGAIGTLAGPLHGGANQKVIEMLESIGRVEKVASFLDERLARKEKIWGFGHRVYKTRDPRAVLLMGMMQRLAEAGNLRHSQLFDVALELERQASERLGPKGIHANVDFYSGILYHEMGIRSDLFTPIFAMARSAGWLAHWREQLADNRIFRPTQVYTGAGPRHYPRGPSRGQNP; encoded by the coding sequence ATGGCCGAAACATCCGTTGCCCCTGGTCTCGAGGGCATTGCCGCCACCTGCTCCAGCATTTCCGAAATCGACGGGCAGGCCGGGCGCCTCTCCTACCGCGGCTATCCCATCGACGAGCTCGTGGAGCACAGCAGCTTCGAGGAAGTGGCCCTGCTGTTGCTGGACGGCGAGCTGCCCAGCGCCGAGGTTCTGGAACGTTTCGACCGCGGTCTACGCAGTCATCGCCAGGTCAAGTACAACGTCCGCGAGATCATGAAGTTCATGCCCGTCACCGGGCATCCCATGGATATGCTCCACTGCGCCGTGGCCAGTCTCGGCATGTTCTATCCCCAGCAGGAGCTGTCCGACAGCGAACGGGAAAACGTGTCGCACCTGGACGCCATGGCCATGCGCATCATCGCCCGCATTCCCACCATCGTCGCCATGTGGGAACAGATGCGCTACGGCAACGATCCTTTGCCGCCGCGGGCCGACCTCAACCACGCCGCCAATTTTCTGTACATGCTGACGGGCTCCGAGCCGGACCCACTGCACGCCCGTATCCTCGATGCCTGCCTCATTCTGCATGCGGAGCACACCATCAACGCCAGCACCTTCTCGGTTCTGGTGACGGCATCGACCTTGACCAACCCCTATCACGTCATCGCCGGCGCCATCGGCACCCTGGCCGGCCCACTGCACGGGGGCGCCAACCAGAAGGTCATCGAAATGCTCGAAAGCATCGGCCGGGTGGAGAAGGTGGCAAGCTTCCTGGACGAGCGCCTGGCACGCAAGGAAAAAATCTGGGGCTTCGGGCATCGCGTCTACAAGACCCGCGACCCCCGCGCCGTTCTCCTCATGGGGATGATGCAGCGTCTGGCCGAGGCCGGCAATCTACGCCACAGCCAGCTCTTTGACGTGGCCCTGGAGTTGGAGCGTCAGGCCAGTGAGCGGCTGGGTCCCAAGGGCATTCACGCCAACGTGGACTTTTATTCCGGCATCCTCTACCACGAGATGGGTATCCGCAGCGATCTGTTCACGCCCATCTTTGCCATGGCCCGCTCGGCGGGTTGGCTGGCCCACTGGCGCGAGCAGCTGGCGGACAATCGGATTTTTCGTCCGACCCAGGTATATACCGGCGCCGGACCGCGGCATTATCCGCGTGGGCCGTCCCGGGGTCAAAACCCATGA
- a CDS encoding dihydroorotase, protein MKTEARLIRGARLLDPSTGFDGVADLAIAKGRILAVGDIPRDFSATEVVDAHGCCLCPGFIETSFQGHTPGSGRDGDLGSELRAAAAGGFTRVLLRPDTQPVADTPGVIREQLAQAEAVGLIRVMPCAALTPKLDGRGLCEMSALLEAGAVAFGQAQRSVEDAQILRLALAYAADFDRTVLLHPEDSRLAADGVVDEGPLSLRLGLTGRARAAEDIGLYRDLEIARLVGARVHFPTLSSATAVAQLAAAQAAGQAVTAGVSIHHLLLTSQDIGNFNTHAKILPPLRDARQQEGLRRALARGTLSVLSAQHEPRGPDHGNATMAAAPFGIAAIEYLLPLSLNLVRAGVLSLLQLVQRLTTGPATALGLPPPSLAPGASADLCVFDPEYAWEAPAKGWSAGDNHPYRQWELRGAVRLTLRDGRIVHRREP, encoded by the coding sequence ATGAAGACTGAAGCCCGCCTCATTCGCGGCGCACGTCTGCTGGACCCGAGCACGGGTTTTGACGGCGTTGCCGACCTTGCCATCGCCAAGGGCCGGATTCTGGCCGTGGGCGATATTCCCCGCGACTTCTCAGCGACGGAGGTCGTCGATGCCCACGGCTGCTGCCTTTGTCCCGGCTTCATCGAGACGAGCTTCCAGGGGCATACCCCAGGCTCCGGGCGCGACGGCGACCTCGGTTCGGAGCTGCGGGCCGCGGCGGCGGGCGGCTTCACCCGCGTACTCCTGCGCCCCGATACCCAGCCCGTCGCCGATACGCCCGGGGTGATTCGGGAACAACTGGCCCAGGCAGAAGCCGTCGGCCTCATCCGCGTCATGCCCTGCGCAGCGCTGACACCCAAGCTCGATGGTCGTGGGCTCTGCGAGATGTCCGCCTTGCTGGAGGCGGGTGCCGTCGCCTTCGGTCAGGCCCAGCGCAGTGTCGAAGACGCCCAGATCCTGCGCCTGGCCCTTGCCTACGCCGCCGACTTTGACCGTACCGTTCTGCTGCACCCGGAAGACTCGCGTCTGGCGGCGGATGGTGTGGTGGATGAGGGCCCGTTGAGCCTACGTCTCGGACTTACCGGGCGGGCCCGTGCCGCCGAGGACATCGGTCTGTATCGCGATCTCGAGATCGCGCGACTCGTCGGCGCACGGGTGCACTTTCCCACCCTGAGCAGTGCCACGGCCGTCGCCCAGCTTGCCGCGGCGCAGGCGGCGGGACAGGCGGTTACGGCCGGGGTGAGCATCCACCACCTGCTCCTCACGAGCCAGGATATCGGTAACTTCAATACCCACGCCAAGATCCTGCCACCGCTGCGGGACGCCCGCCAGCAGGAGGGGTTGCGTCGGGCACTGGCGCGCGGCACCCTGTCGGTGCTGTCGGCGCAGCACGAGCCACGCGGGCCGGATCACGGGAACGCCACCATGGCGGCAGCCCCCTTTGGCATCGCCGCCATCGAGTACCTGCTGCCCCTATCCCTGAATCTGGTACGGGCAGGCGTGCTCTCTCTGCTGCAACTGGTGCAGCGCCTCACCACGGGGCCGGCTACGGCCCTGGGTCTGCCGCCGCCCAGCCTGGCCCCGGGAGCGTCTGCGGATCTCTGCGTCTTTGATCCGGAATACGCCTGGGAGGCACCGGCAAAAGGCTGGAGCGCGGGAGACAACCATCCCTACCGCCAGTGGGAGCTGCGCGGGGCCGTACGGCTGACCCTGCGGGATGGGCGCATCGTCCATCGCCGGGAGCCATGA
- the gshB gene encoding glutathione synthase — translation MLEAAVLMDPIGGIQPAKDTTFAMLLAGQRRGHRLWVFTLAELWVRDSRAWGRLWPVEVWDRATDYYRLGAPVHRPLAELDLVLMRKDPPVDLDFLLACHLLDHAGTWVVNDPRSLREANEKLFALHFPEFLPEHLISRDMAALRAFLGEHEEIVVKPLNARGGEGVFYLRLGDPNIGSILETVTQWGRHPVMAQRYLPAIREGDKRILLVDGEPIATAMLRVPAADDFRGNLVAGAQPQAADLNARERAICARLGPVLRERGLLFVGLDVIGGYLTEINVTSPTGAREIQRFSGIDAADLLWQRLEQGA, via the coding sequence GTGCTTGAGGCTGCCGTCCTCATGGACCCCATTGGCGGAATACAACCCGCCAAGGATACGACCTTCGCCATGCTGCTGGCGGGTCAGCGGCGGGGGCATCGTCTGTGGGTGTTTACCCTGGCCGAACTCTGGGTCCGAGACAGTCGGGCCTGGGGACGGCTGTGGCCGGTGGAGGTCTGGGATCGCGCCACGGACTATTATCGCCTGGGCGCGCCCGTCCATCGCCCCCTGGCGGAACTGGATCTCGTGCTGATGCGTAAGGACCCGCCGGTGGATCTGGATTTCTTGCTGGCCTGCCACCTCCTGGACCATGCCGGTACCTGGGTGGTGAACGACCCGCGCAGCCTGCGCGAGGCCAACGAGAAACTCTTTGCCCTGCACTTTCCCGAGTTCCTGCCGGAGCACCTCATCAGCCGCGACATGGCGGCCCTGCGCGCCTTCTTGGGCGAGCACGAGGAGATCGTCGTCAAACCCCTCAATGCGCGGGGTGGCGAGGGTGTTTTCTATCTGCGCCTGGGCGACCCCAACATCGGCAGCATCCTGGAGACGGTGACCCAGTGGGGACGCCATCCCGTCATGGCACAGCGCTACCTGCCGGCCATCCGCGAGGGCGACAAGCGGATTCTGCTGGTGGACGGTGAGCCCATCGCCACGGCCATGCTGCGGGTACCGGCTGCCGATGACTTCCGCGGCAACCTCGTGGCCGGGGCGCAGCCGCAAGCAGCCGATCTGAACGCGCGCGAGCGTGCGATCTGTGCGCGCCTGGGACCGGTGCTGCGCGAGCGTGGGCTCCTCTTCGTGGGGCTCGATGTCATCGGCGGTTATCTCACCGAAATCAACGTGACCAGCCCCACGGGCGCGCGGGAGATCCAGCGCTTCTCGGGCATCGACGCGGCGGATCTCCTATGGCAGCGTCTGGAGCAAGGGGCCTGA
- the erpA gene encoding iron-sulfur cluster insertion protein ErpA, which translates to MSTATESMTNLSELPPVMTLTTNAAEKIKSLIEEEGSADLKLRVFVTGGGCSGFQYGFTFDENVNDGDTEVEQHGVTLLVDPMSYQYLVGAEIDYSEGLEGAQFVIKNPNATTTCGCGSSFSA; encoded by the coding sequence ATGAGCACTGCAACGGAAAGCATGACCAACCTGAGCGAGCTGCCGCCCGTCATGACCCTGACCACCAATGCGGCGGAGAAGATCAAGTCCCTCATCGAGGAGGAGGGCTCTGCGGATCTCAAGCTGCGGGTCTTTGTCACCGGTGGCGGTTGCTCGGGCTTTCAGTATGGCTTCACCTTTGACGAGAACGTCAACGACGGCGACACGGAAGTGGAGCAGCATGGGGTTACCCTGCTGGTGGACCCCATGAGCTACCAGTACCTGGTGGGTGCCGAGATCGACTACAGCGAGGGCCTGGAGGGCGCCCAGTTCGTCATCAAGAACCCCAACGCCACCACCACCTGCGGCTGCGGCTCCTCCTTCTCGGCCTAA
- the gshA gene encoding glutamate--cysteine ligase → MIGVMGTAPRLATDRVEALLSLEQHLITEQCAIERWFRCQWQKTPPPFYASVDLRNAGFKLAPIDTNLFPAGFNNLNPEYAPLYVSAVQHYLAQYHPGLERVLLLPENHTRNGFYLENVARLAELLEQAGLNVRVASLRGEAQELELPSGGRLRLEALERHGDHLQAGDFLPELILLNNDLSGGTPPLLEGLAQTILPPLAAGWRTRRKSQHFAHYRRLAQELGEVIDIDPWLIDPIFRRCQGIDFMRAEGRDCLVANVNAVLDAIRERYAHYGIQARPFVIVKADAGTYGMGVMTAYSGEEFLELNRKARTRMAKSKEGLPVSDVFIQEGVYTYERTAENAVAEPVVYLVGQQVLGGFYRVHRERGEDENLNAPGAHFEPMAFAETGVNPCRNSPPDAPINRYYAYGVIARLAVMAAAREARDWSTQSRA, encoded by the coding sequence ATGATCGGCGTAATGGGCACGGCGCCGCGTCTGGCGACGGATCGCGTCGAAGCGCTCCTGTCCCTGGAACAGCACCTGATCACGGAGCAGTGCGCCATCGAACGTTGGTTTCGCTGTCAGTGGCAAAAAACACCACCGCCTTTCTACGCCTCCGTGGACTTGCGCAATGCCGGCTTCAAGCTCGCGCCCATCGACACCAACCTTTTTCCGGCGGGCTTCAACAACCTCAACCCGGAATATGCGCCTTTGTATGTAAGCGCGGTGCAGCACTACCTTGCCCAATACCATCCGGGACTGGAGCGGGTACTGCTGCTGCCCGAGAACCACACCCGCAACGGTTTCTACCTGGAAAACGTGGCGCGGCTGGCGGAACTTCTGGAGCAGGCGGGTCTGAACGTGCGGGTGGCCTCCCTGAGGGGGGAGGCTCAGGAGCTGGAATTACCCTCGGGTGGTCGGCTGCGCCTGGAGGCCCTAGAACGCCACGGCGATCATCTGCAGGCGGGGGATTTCCTGCCCGAGCTCATCCTCCTCAACAACGATCTTTCGGGCGGGACGCCGCCTCTGCTGGAGGGTCTTGCCCAGACCATTCTGCCGCCCCTGGCCGCCGGCTGGCGTACCCGGCGCAAGAGCCAGCACTTCGCCCATTACCGGCGTCTGGCGCAGGAACTGGGTGAGGTCATCGACATCGATCCCTGGCTCATCGACCCCATATTCCGGCGCTGTCAGGGTATCGACTTCATGCGCGCCGAAGGTCGCGACTGCCTGGTCGCCAACGTCAACGCGGTGTTGGACGCCATCCGCGAGCGCTATGCCCATTACGGTATCCAGGCGCGCCCCTTCGTCATCGTCAAAGCCGATGCCGGAACCTACGGCATGGGCGTGATGACCGCCTATTCCGGTGAAGAATTCCTGGAGCTCAACCGCAAGGCGCGCACACGCATGGCCAAGAGCAAGGAGGGCCTGCCCGTGAGCGACGTCTTCATTCAGGAGGGGGTCTACACCTACGAGCGCACGGCCGAAAACGCCGTGGCCGAACCGGTGGTGTACCTGGTGGGGCAGCAGGTGCTGGGCGGCTTCTATCGCGTGCATCGCGAGCGCGGCGAAGACGAGAACCTCAACGCGCCGGGAGCCCACTTCGAACCCATGGCCTTTGCCGAGACAGGGGTCAACCCCTGCCGCAACTCCCCGCCCGACGCCCCCATCAACCGCTATTATGCCTATGGCGTCATCGCGCGCCTCGCGGTCATGGCGGCGGCTCGGGAGGCGCGCGACTGGAGTACCCAGAGCCGTGCTTGA